In the genome of Deltaproteobacteria bacterium, the window GAGGGACGCGAAGGCCGAAAAGTCAAGAGATTGCCCGCCGTCTGAGAGGGCCGTTTCGGGCGACGGGTGGACCTCTATCATCAGCCCGTCGCATCCCGCCGCTATCGCCGCAAAGGCCATGGACTTGACGTACCGGGAGTATCCCGTGGCGTGGGATGGATCGACGATAACGGGAAGATGGGTCCTCTCCCCGAGCACGGGAATGGCCGAGAGGTCGAGGGTGTTCCTGGTTGCGTCTTCGAAGGTGCGGATACCCCTCTCACAGAGGATCACGCTGCCGTTTCCCTCCGAGATGATGTACTCGGCGCTCATGATGAACTCGTTGATCGTGGTCATCATGCCCCGCTTCAAAAGAACGGGCCTTTTTGTCTTCCCCAGTTTTTTCAACAGGCCGAAGTTCTGAATGTTCCTCGCGCCTACCTGGAGGATGTCGGCGTGTTCGGCAATGAGGTCCACGTCTTCGGGGTTCATCACTTCCGTTATGACGGGGATGCCCGCCTCCCGGCTCGCCTTGAGGAGGTACTTGAGCCCTTTCCGCTCGAGGCCCTGGAAGCTGTATGGCGAGGTCCGTGGTTTGAATGCGCCGCCTCGCAGGATTTTTGCGCCCGTCTTCTTGACGAACTTGGCCGTGTCGGTGAGCATCTTCTGCCCTTCTATCGAGCAGGGCCCGGCTATGACGATGACCTCTTCCCCCCCGATGGCCACATCCCGGGTTATCCGTATTTTTGTCTTCTCTTTCTTGAACTCCCTGCTTGCCAGCTTGTAGGGCGTCAGGATGGGTACGACCTTTTCCACCCCGGGGAGCGTCTCCAGTGACTGGAGCACGAACTTCCCCCGCTCGTCGCCGATTGCACCGATTACGTTTCTCGTTTCACCGTAAATGGTGTGCGGCTTGTAGCCGAGGCCCTTTATCCTGCTGATCACGGCGTTCAGCTCCTTCTTCAGGGCCTTCGGCTTCATGACGATTATCATTTTTTCCTCCTTTATCCTTTTCTCATTTCCGTGAGATTACAGTAAAATTAGCCTTAGAATCCAATTATGCCATCAATGCCATAAAAACTGAACATATGAGGTTGCCATGAAAAATTTCACACGACGGGCAGTAACCGGGATCTCGGCATCCCTGCTGCTCCTGGTCGCCATCTCTGCGGCTCCTGCGCCGAGTCAGGCACGGGTGGTGAGGAGGGTTTACCCCGAGCAGCCGCGGTACGCCTTCACACCGGAACTCTACTTTACCGGGAGGGTGGGACTGTTCGAGCCAAACGACGAAACCGACGGGCTCGAGGGCTTCAGCAGCGGTTTCTTCGGCGGGATCGGAATCGGGTACCGTTCGGCGCCCTACCTGGCCTTCGAGGGGGAGATNNNNNNNNNNNNNNNNNNNNNNNNNCCTTCGTTGAACCCTACCTGGAGGGTGGGGCGGGGATCTATTTCGCCGAATTCGACTTCGGCTTCGATACGGACAGCGGGGCGGGAATGGGCGTCCATTTTGGCACGGGGCTGGATTTCAGGGTATCTCCCGGCATCATCCTGGGCCTCGAGTTTCGCTGGTTTTTTGCGGAACCCGATTTCAGCGATGTATTCTTCGAGGATCCCGATGTCGGCGGTTTTGTCTTCAACTTCCTTTTGCGGGCAATGTTCTAGATGGCGGAAAATACCGGAAAAAGAGCGCCGTTTCTCTTGATTGGAGGATCGGGCGCATACCAGTTTGCCGAAGATGAGTTCGGCAGGCTCCTTGACAGGAGGAGGGTGAGGACCCCTTTCGGGGAATCGGCCCCCTTCTGCCTCTACGAAAACGGGGGGTTCCGCTTTTATTTCGCCTCCCGGCACGGGGAGAGGGGATACGAGATGAGCGCCCCCTTTGTCAATTACCGGGCGAACCTGTACGCCGCAAAGCTGCTCGGCGTCGAGCGGGTGGTGGCCTGGAGCGGCCCCGGCATCGTAAACGACGGGCTGGCCCCGGGGTCTTTTCTCGTTCCCACGGATCTCATCGACTTCACGAAAGGAAGGAAGGCCACCTTCTTCGCGGGTACCGGCCTGGGGTTCATCAGGCAGAACCCCGTGTTCTGCGCCTCCATGGGACGGGCCCTGGCAGAAGCGGCAGAGAGGAGCGGAAGAGACGTGGTCCACGGTGGCACCTACGTATGCACCGAGGGGCCGCGGCTTGAGACCCCGGCGGAAATAAGGATGTTTCGCATGTGGGGCGCCGATGTGGTGGGAATGACCCTCGTTCCCGAGGCGTTCCTTGCCCGGGAACTCGAGATCTGCTATCAGCCGATCTGTTACCTGACGAATTATGCGGAGGGGGTGCGGGAGCTGCCCTACCGGGAGGGCGTCCTCTTCGAGGGGACGCTGCCCGATGAGATGGCCCCGGGGGTTGAAAAAGCGAAGGAGCTGCTCCCCGGGATCTGTATCTTCGCCATGCGTCTTTTTAAGGGGCGAAAGAGGGATTGTCCCTGCAGCGTCTCGATGGAGCGGTACAGAAGAGCCGGCGTGATCGGTGAGGACTTCAAAGGGTGGACGAAGGGAGGGGACGGTGCGGCTGAATGAGCAGGAGATGAAGGGGCTCGCCGACTTCATCTATGAGAGGCTCATGAAGAGGGAGATGATCACCCTCAAGAGCGAGGAAAGCGAGGTCCGCAGGAGGATCTACGAGGCGATCGAGAAGGATATCAGGGCGGAGCAGGCACTCGATGAGGAGGTGGAGAAGATAATCGACGAGCATATCCAGCGGGCCGGAGAGGACATAAACAGGCGGAAGCTGTTCAAGATGATAAAGCACAAGCTCGCCAGGGAGCGCGGCTTGGTCCTGTGAGAGGGGGCGCCATGAAGCTTTCGGAAGAGAGAATATCCCACATCGCCCACATGGTATTCAACAGGATCTACAATGACGACGTGGTCGATTTTTACGACGAGGAGACGGGTGTAAGGGAGATCAGGCGGGCCATAGAAAGCTTTCTGAAATTCTACGAGGATGTCGACGGCGCGGTGCGGGTGAAGATCGCATCGCTGAAAAAAAGGATTCCCGAGGGCTCTCCCGAATGGGAGGTCCTCTACAGGAAGTACTTCGACGAGGAGGTGGGGAAGAAAAAACCCTGGAAGTAGGGGACAGCCTGCATTACCACCTCCCCTGGAACCGCGAGGCCGATCTCGCCCTGCCGCATAGTTTTCCTTCCCCAAAAAAAAATCTTGATTTCTGGCCCGGCAGGTACTATAAAATATTTTTATTAGCACTCGATTGAGATGAGTGCTAACAGTTAAAACGTCTCTCAAACCAAAATAAATGATTATGAAAAAGGAGGTGCGTATGAAGTTACGACCGCTTCAGGACAGGGTTATCGTCAGGAGAGTCGAGGAGGAGGAGATGACCAAGGGTGGCATCATCATCCCCGATTCGGCGAAGGAAAAGCCCCAGGAGGGCAAGGTCATCTCAGCGGGAAAGGGCAGGATCCTGGAAAACGGGACCAAGGTCCCCCTCGACGTGAAGGTAGGTGATCGTGTCCTTTTCAGCAAGTACGCGGGAACGGAAATCAAGATCGAGGGGGAGGAGCACCTGATCCTTCGGGAAGACGACATTCTCGCTGTTGTAGAAAAATAACGGACGAAATAAAAACGACGAACAGGAGGTAAAGAGTATGGCGAAGCAACTTGCATTTGACCAGGAGGCGAGAGCCAAAATCCTCAAGGGTATAAACGTCCTGGCCGATGCCGTCAAGGTCACCCTCGGACCCCGGGGGAGAAACGTGGTGCTCGAGAAATCTTTCGGCTCTCCGGTGATCACCAAGGACGGCGTCACGGTGGCCAAGGAGATCGAGCTCGAGGACAGGTTCGAAAACATGGGGGCGCAGATGGTGAACGAAGTGGCGAGCAAGACCAGCGACGTGGCGGGGGACGGCACCACGACGGCCACCGTTCTGGCCCAGTCCATCTACAAGGAGGGGATAAAGCTCGTCGCCGCGGGATACAACCCGATGGAGCTCAAGAGGGGAATCGACAAGGCCGTCGAGGCGGTGGTCGGTGAACTGAAGAACATGAGCAAACCGACGAAAGACCAGAAGGAGATCGCCCAGGTCGGCGCGATCTCTGCGAACAACGATGAGGAGATCGGCGGCATCATCGCCGAGGCCATGGCGAAGGTCGGCAAAGAGGGAGTCATAACCGTCGAGGAGGCAAAGGGTATGGAAACGACCCTTGAAATCGTCGAGGGCATGCAGTTTGACCGCGGCTATCTCTCACCCTATTTCGTGACCGATGCCGAGAGGATGGAGGTTGTCCTCGAGGACCCCTACATTCTCATCCACGAGAAGAAGGTGAGCAACATGAAGGATCTTCTGCCCCTCCTCGAGCAGATTGCGCGGATGAACAAACCCCTTCTCATCATCTCAGAGGACGTGGAGGGCGAGGCCCTTGCCACGCTGGTGGTC includes:
- the aroF gene encoding 3-deoxy-7-phosphoheptulonate synthase encodes the protein MIIVMKPKALKKELNAVISRIKGLGYKPHTIYGETRNVIGAIGDERGKFVLQSLETLPGVEKVVPILTPYKLASREFKKEKTKIRITRDVAIGGEEVIVIAGPCSIEGQKMLTDTAKFVKKTGAKILRGGAFKPRTSPYSFQGLERKGLKYLLKASREAGIPVITEVMNPEDVDLIAEHADILQVGARNIQNFGLLKKLGKTKRPVLLKRGMMTTINEFIMSAEYIISEGNGSVILCERGIRTFEDATRNTLDLSAIPVLGERTHLPVIVDPSHATGYSRYVKSMAFAAIAAGCDGLMIEVHPSPETALSDGGQSLDFSAFASLMGEIVPFVNAAGRTLAS
- a CDS encoding co-chaperone GroES, whose protein sequence is MKLRPLQDRVIVRRVEEEEMTKGGIIIPDSAKEKPQEGKVISAGKGRILENGTKVPLDVKVGDRVLFSKYAGTEIKIEGEEHLILREDDILAVVEK
- a CDS encoding DUF507 family protein; amino-acid sequence: MRLNEQEMKGLADFIYERLMKREMITLKSEESEVRRRIYEAIEKDIRAEQALDEEVEKIIDEHIQRAGEDINRRKLFKMIKHKLARERGLVL
- a CDS encoding phosphorylase translates to MAENTGKRAPFLLIGGSGAYQFAEDEFGRLLDRRRVRTPFGESAPFCLYENGGFRFYFASRHGERGYEMSAPFVNYRANLYAAKLLGVERVVAWSGPGIVNDGLAPGSFLVPTDLIDFTKGRKATFFAGTGLGFIRQNPVFCASMGRALAEAAERSGRDVVHGGTYVCTEGPRLETPAEIRMFRMWGADVVGMTLVPEAFLARELEICYQPICYLTNYAEGVRELPYREGVLFEGTLPDEMAPGVEKAKELLPGICIFAMRLFKGRKRDCPCSVSMERYRRAGVIGEDFKGWTKGGDGAAE
- a CDS encoding DUF507 family protein; amino-acid sequence: MKLSEERISHIAHMVFNRIYNDDVVDFYDEETGVREIRRAIESFLKFYEDVDGAVRVKIASLKKRIPEGSPEWEVLYRKYFDEEVGKKKPWK